The Streptomyces cathayae DNA segment GCTGGTTCCGGACCCTTCCTGAAATACTTGAAAGGGAAAGCGATGTCAGTCTCTGCTCAGCCACGCCTTGCCCTGGTGGGCGACCGCGGCAACCACGGCGAGCCGTCCCACCCGAAGATCGATGCGATGCGTGAGCAATGGGACCTGGCCACTGAGTGGGTTCCGACCACCGACATCCACGACGCCTCCTTGCTGGAGGGCTTCGACGGCATCTGGGTGGTGCCCGGAGCACCGTACTTCAACCAGAAGGGCGTGCACATCGCCGTGCGGCACGCGCGTGAGAACCGGCTGCCGTTCCTGGGCACCTGCGGCGGCTTCTTCAGCGCCCTGATCGAGCACGCGCAGAACGTGCTGCGCCTACCCGAGGCGGAAGGCGTGGACGAGGATCCCGAAAAGATGATGCCCCTGGTCACCCCGCTGAAGTGCTCCTTCCGCGGAGAAAGGGCCCCTCTGAAGGTCAAAGAGGGCTCCCGCCTCGCCGCCGTCTACGGCACGACCGAGGTGGAGGAGATCTTCCACTGCGACTACGGGCTGACCGACGCCTTCATGGACGCCGCCAACCAGGGCACCCTGCAGATCAACGCCTGGGACGTCGACGGCGCGCCCCGCGCCCTGGAGATCACCGGGCACCCGTTCTTCATGGGCAGCCTCTTCCAGCCCGAGCTGTCCTCCGCGCCGGGTGCCGAGCACAAGATCCTCAGGGCGTTCCTGTCGGCCGTACGCACCAAGGCAGGTGCCATACCGACGCCGACGACCTGATCACCACAACACTCCTGCGGCTTTTGACAAGGCCGTGCGTCGTATGCGCGCACGGCCCGGGCACCGCCATGCCCGCCTCGTCCCCGCACCAGGCGGAAGGATCCCCAGCTCTTCATGAAGTCCGACCAGCACGGCCTCTCCCGGCGCGGCTTCGTTCGCGGCGGCATCATCGGTGGCGCCGGTCTCGGCACCCCCGCTCTGCTTCCGATGATCTCGGCGCACGCCGCCGACAGCCCCGCCGCGGCGGGCGGTACGGCTTCCAGCGGCGCTCCAGGAGCGGCTTTCACCGATCAGTCGGCCGCCCTGACCCCGGACAAGACCGTCGCCACGGCCTGCCAGTTCTGCAACTCCAACTGCCGTCTCAACGTCGACCTCAAGGCCGACCGCATCCTCGCCGTGCGCGGCGAGGACAAGGACCCCGTGCAACAGGGCCAAGTGTGCGTCAAGGCCGAGCTGATGCCCCAGCTGGTCTACAACACGGAGCGATTGACCCGGCCGCTGCGTCGCGTCTCCGGCGAGAAGGGATCGCCCCACTCCAAGTTCGAGGCCATCAGCTGGGACGAGGCCCTACGCACCATCGCCGAGAAGCTGCTGGCCCTGCGCGACGCCGGCCAGGCACACACCATCGCCAACCGGACCACAGGCCGTCTGCCCCGCGGCACCGGATCACTGGTGGCCCGTCTGTTCGCGATGCTGGGCAGCCCCAACAACACCGATGTCGGCCCGGTCTGCAACGACGCGGGCGGCAACGCCCTGGCAGCGACCTTCGGCCTGGGCAACTTCACCAACGGCTACGGCATCGACGGCGCCACCGGCAAGGACGACCTGA contains these protein-coding regions:
- a CDS encoding glutamine amidotransferase-related protein; translation: MSVSAQPRLALVGDRGNHGEPSHPKIDAMREQWDLATEWVPTTDIHDASLLEGFDGIWVVPGAPYFNQKGVHIAVRHARENRLPFLGTCGGFFSALIEHAQNVLRLPEAEGVDEDPEKMMPLVTPLKCSFRGERAPLKVKEGSRLAAVYGTTEVEEIFHCDYGLTDAFMDAANQGTLQINAWDVDGAPRALEITGHPFFMGSLFQPELSSAPGAEHKILRAFLSAVRTKAGAIPTPTT